The Paraburkholderia sp. ZP32-5 genome includes a window with the following:
- a CDS encoding PDR/VanB family oxidoreductase, which yields MQATPFKVRVDALRDEAHGIRSFSITRLDGKPFDAYEPGAHIDVTAPSGITRQYSLCGDPDQRDAQLFAVKRESTSRGGSSSLHDDVMVGTELSVGAPRNLFQLAPGAQRHVLVGAGIGITPLLSMAYRLIKQSAPFELHYFARSEEHAAFLPLLARAPFAAYVKLHFGGEPDALDGVLATCLADVSAGTHVYTCGPSAFMERVVAAAEKRLPEDAIHLERFAAEPVQPDSNASLDEFDVQVASTGQTVRVEKNTSIVDALASIGIEVDTSCGEGVCGTCMVDVVTGEPEHRDHCLSKAERASNKVICCCISRSRSAVLVLDL from the coding sequence ATGCAAGCCACTCCCTTCAAGGTTCGCGTCGACGCGTTGCGTGACGAAGCACACGGCATTCGCTCGTTCAGCATCACCCGGCTCGACGGCAAACCGTTCGATGCCTATGAGCCAGGCGCGCATATCGATGTCACCGCACCGTCCGGCATCACGCGTCAGTACTCGCTGTGCGGCGACCCCGACCAGCGCGATGCGCAGTTGTTCGCGGTCAAGCGCGAGAGCACGTCGCGCGGCGGTTCGAGCTCGCTGCATGACGACGTGATGGTGGGCACCGAACTCTCGGTCGGCGCGCCGCGCAACCTGTTCCAGCTCGCTCCGGGTGCGCAGCGTCATGTACTGGTCGGCGCGGGCATCGGCATCACGCCGCTGCTGTCGATGGCTTATCGCCTCATCAAGCAGAGCGCGCCGTTCGAACTGCACTACTTCGCGCGCAGCGAGGAACACGCGGCGTTCCTGCCGCTGCTCGCGCGCGCACCGTTTGCGGCCTATGTGAAGCTGCATTTCGGTGGGGAGCCGGATGCGCTCGACGGCGTGCTGGCCACGTGTCTCGCCGATGTATCGGCCGGCACGCACGTTTATACCTGCGGGCCTTCGGCATTTATGGAGCGCGTGGTGGCGGCGGCAGAAAAGCGCCTGCCCGAAGACGCGATTCATCTCGAACGCTTCGCGGCGGAGCCGGTACAGCCCGATAGCAACGCATCGCTCGATGAGTTCGACGTGCAGGTTGCGAGCACGGGGCAAACCGTGCGCGTCGAAAAGAACACGTCGATCGTCGATGCGCTTGCATCGATCGGCATCGAGGTCGATACGTCGTGTGGCGAAGGCGTGTGCGGGACCTGCATGGTCGATGTCGTGACCGGTGAGCCGGAACATCGCGATCACTGTCTCAGCAAGGCCGAGCGCGCGAGTAATAAGGTGATCTGCTGCTGTATTTCGCGTTCGCGGTCGGCGGTGCTTGTGCTTGATCTTTGA
- a CDS encoding nucleotidyltransferase family protein, whose amino-acid sequence MRPSVVLDMKRNAVRELTGRFRAANPRVFGSVLHGTDRDGSDLDLLVDALPGATLFDLGGLQDELESLLGVHVDVLTPADLPPKFRAKVLAEARPV is encoded by the coding sequence ATGCGACCGTCCGTCGTGCTCGATATGAAGCGGAACGCCGTGCGCGAGCTGACGGGCCGCTTTCGCGCGGCGAATCCGCGCGTCTTCGGTTCAGTGCTGCATGGCACCGACCGGGACGGCAGCGACCTCGATCTGCTGGTCGATGCGCTACCCGGCGCGACGCTGTTTGACCTCGGCGGACTGCAGGACGAACTGGAATCGCTGCTTGGCGTTCACGTCGATGTGCTCACGCCGGCAGACTTGCCGCCAAAGTTTCGGGCCAAGGTACTCGCGGAGGCACGGCCTGTATGA
- a CDS encoding HepT-like ribonuclease domain-containing protein: MSENRLSDYLDHMQQAAANACSFVEDQGKDDFLVDKRTQQAVVMSLIIIGEAATKVMDGYAAFAQAHPEIPWRSMRGMRNRIAHGYFDINLDVVWDTVQTALPQLLQQLPNACEDAADDGHDVDGAQS; this comes from the coding sequence ATGAGCGAGAATCGGCTTTCTGATTATCTCGACCACATGCAACAGGCCGCGGCGAACGCGTGCAGTTTCGTGGAAGACCAGGGCAAGGACGACTTTCTTGTCGACAAGCGCACCCAGCAGGCAGTCGTCATGAGCCTCATCATCATTGGCGAGGCAGCCACGAAGGTGATGGATGGCTACGCCGCGTTCGCGCAAGCACACCCCGAAATACCGTGGCGCAGTATGCGCGGCATGCGCAACCGTATTGCTCACGGCTACTTCGACATTAACCTCGATGTCGTATGGGATACCGTGCAGACGGCTCTCCCGCAACTGCTGCAACAGCTACCCAACGCGTGCGAAGACGCAGCCGATGACGGTCACGACGTCGATGGGGCACAGTCGTGA